The sequence CACCTTATGCATGATTATGTAGAAGCAGCCTTGCATCTTAAAAGTCATCATGTTGCAAATTAAGGTTAACTAGGTGTTTTACTTGAACTTGTGCTAGGCTCTGACTATTTGACAAGGATTTTTGCTACCATTCTCGTAGGATAggtattcaaaattttcttaaatcaaAGTCGATTGCTAGTTTGCGTTTATTTGTATACACCATCCGgttcaaattaattttatttttcctctGTAGTTTCATTCTTTGCATGATTGTTAAACTGATTTGAATTCTTTTGGTATTGGACAAAAACAAACATCGAGCAAAAAGATAGCTTGGTGATGTGTGTTTCTTTAGTCTTGCCTCTCACTGTTCCCCAGGAGGTCTCAGgctttttaaataattcttgTTGTGTCTTTGTTTGAATGTTTGTGGTTAATATTTATTAGCTTATCTGTGCTCACAAATGTAGGTCATGTGTTCAGGTGACTGAAGGTAACTTGGGTCTAGTTCTAATAGGATATAACCGTGGTTTGATTTCCAATTTATGCTTGGTGCAATGTCACCCCAATGTTCAACCTGTAGCATACCAGATTTCTGTTTCATATATACAACTTCCAGAAACATAATTCAGTTGTTGTTGGACATGTAACACACCACCTCACGTCCAGGAATGAACaactggagcgtgaagtttataAGATATAATGGATaacagtccaacacataacaaTGGACATGAGGGTTGATACCATATCAAAATCAttgaacttggacctaactccaCCCAAAAGTTAGCTCGAGGTGGATGATTGTCCAAGTGCATATATTCAAATCTAAGTAACTTAATCCGGCCGATATAAAAAATCTATCAATATCTAACGTCAACCCTTTTTCCCTCTCCCTTCTAGACTCTCCTCCGTGTGACTCAAACCTATGATCAAGTTTCAAGATTGCATATATTTCTACTGTAATCTTGAACCCTTCATTTTGTTAAAATTGGATACATTAATTTCCATTTCTTGAACTTGGTTCCAAACTTTAACACGAAACCTATTTCACAGGTTGAGCTCGAGGAGTCGGATCTAAAGGAAACCCCAGAGGTCCAAGATGCCCAAACTATCATTACCGAGATTGAACACATGTTCCAAACTTCGGAGGCTTAGACGGAAAGCTCGGGTTTGCTTCTGTGTTGTAGATGGATTTACATTGGGATTGAACCATAGCTTTTAACATTTGGATGAGCTCGATACTTCGTGCTTcgtttgtttgtttatttttccttttttaaacTAGTGTTGCATTCAAGTTGATCTGCAGTACAATTATATCCCTTTAAATCCAAGTGCGTGTTTTTGGGATCCGCTTTCTTGGATTGGacgaattttcagaaaaacttcGGATATGTTGGCAACTCTTTAATATGTGACTTTCTTTTACCCTATTTATATATTGAGTGATGTTACATGTACATCCATGTTTGTACATCCATTTGTAAAACacaaaatattcaatacaaaaattcaatttgtcaaaatctcaaTATATATTAAACACAAAATTTCACGATATGACAGTAAATTCTCGCAATATAATGGTTGTAAATATCGATGTAACGATATATTGGTTGTACCTTTagcattatttttatatatttttattttcttatctcACAAACTTGACCATATTTATTGTGTAATTTTTCAATTctcccataaaatattttataattagattatatcttaaaattttaaaatatgtttggtccttaaatattattattttcaatcaaCCTCCTTAAATATTATgatcaatcaaacatatttattaattttcaatataatcttcgaaaatatatttttataatatcacTTTCGCCAACCATCAAACATGCTCTTCTTAgaaataattacataattatttttttcctatttatttatataatttttaatattatttttagatataaatatatttatacatcaaaagtttattttataaCATTCTTGTGGTATcaagttttataataaatagataaaaatatatcattttgttgaaaaattatttaaaaatgtgttaaatatttgtgttgaaaatgtgaatgttgaatgttgaaaattaggtgttgaatattgaaaattagtgtgtgatgatgtaggtaatgatgtattttatttttggattatttgtaaaaattttctataaatagatctctcatttgtgaagaaaatcacaattgagttgagagaaaaatattataaagtgtgtagtgtgataattttgagagtttgagatttttacttttttaccgtaaatttttactttttcacaacacgttatcagcacgaagctctaaaagtcctccatatttttccaagctccgaacagaagaaaaaggtaacaaaagtaataatatttattttactgttatttatttattgtttatatatgtaatatataatataatgttattgttagaaataataaaaataattttttcaaaaacttgttataaatcctgggaggatgttaagacgacatcccacactcccggtaagggatacgacaagtataaaagcctataaggttttttaaacaaaataacttatgacacctaattataataatgtgatatgatatacataattatttaaatatgactaatattatatacaccatattattaccataaaattatacaaatacatacatttattttcttatacaccaacggtaataaacggtaacaaaacggctagtttttgctctataaatacaatctcacaaatacattcaatcactccaactttctcttcttctctaaaaattattcttcatcaaattttcgaagaaaaaaagaagatggctttcacgaggttatttttaattattttggttatcatactcaccagtcttgtatttatcggagaatatcctcctcgtgtgttttctttatttttacgaatacttgtacttgttgtttatccattactttgtattgcaatattcattaactaataaaatgcatcgtaatttttagtaccaccatggcaaacttggcaaagctcgaattcatcgctcttgatattactgggaaaaactatatgccatggactcttgatgtagaaatgcatcttgagtcattgggtctaagcgagaccattaaagaaaatggtatatcttcatcacaagaaaaagcaaaagctataatatttttacgacgacaccttgatgaaggtttaaaatgtgaatatctcatcgaaaaagatcccatggctctgtggaaaggattaaaagagagatttgaacatataagggaagttatacttccgaccgcccgtgatgaatggaatatgttaagattccaagactttaaaaaagtcagtgattacaattcagcgatgtatagaataatctcgcagttaaaattttgtggacatgaggttacagaatcggaaatgcttgaaaaaacattttccacgtttcacgcatcaaatataacactacagcaacaatatagagtgcgtggatttgcgagatattctgaactcatcgcctgtcttcttgtggcggaaaagaacaacgagctattaatgagaaatcatcagtcccgacccactggatcaacagcatttccagaagtaaatgctgtaagtaaaaatgaatttaaacctggaaaccaaaatcaaattcaaagacaaggttttggtcgaggtcgaggtcgaggtcgaggtcgtggacgtggacgtggacgaggaagtggtcgtggtcgtggacgcggccgtggttttgaaaataatcgagatagttatttctataactcatctcaaaataacgtcccaaaccatccacagaaaaggcatcaagaaaacatgagtgttaatgaaaatcactcgaaaagatttgaaagttcttgtttcagatgcggtactccaggacattggtctcgtatttgtcgagcccctgagcatctttgcaaactttataaagaatcgataaaggggaaagaaaaggagaccaacttcactgagcgaagtgaccgtttgagtgattcaactcattttgatgctgctgattttatgaatgatttctctggaaatgatcaatatgttggtgggatagaaatgaacaatattgatgctgcagattttctcaatgatttctctgaaaatgaacaatatagtggtagaatataaatgtacaataatttatttttcatgtatttatatgataatgttttattgtacaattatgatatgtgttatatttaaatatgtattgtcattaattttttttcattgcatattttttgaagttcaaatatggaaaatgctatgagcaaagctgaagtttgcatacccgatagtggtacaacgcacactatcctccgagataaaagatatttcttggaactaaaaccaacaaaaacaacggtgaatacaatatcaggtcctgtagacttgattaaaggatgtggtaaagcacaatttttgttacctaatggtacaaaatttttgatcaatgatgctttatattcaccacaatcgaaaagaaatttgttgagttttaatgatatatattcccatgggtatgatactcaaacaatgaatgaagggaatgagaaatatatgtgtcttaccacatataaatcaggaaagaaatatgtgattgaaaaactaccaatgctccctactggattgcattatacacatatacgtcccattgaatcaaacatggtaattgataattcttcaatattaaccaattggcatgatcgattaggacatcctggttcaacaatgatgcgaagaattatagaaaatacacatggtcatccattgaaagaccagaagatctttcagaataataagtttcaatgtaaagcatgttctcttggaaaacttattataagaccatcaccagccaaaatccaaactgaatcaccaatgtttcttgaacgtattcagggtgatatttgtggaccaatccatccaccatgtggaccattcagatactttatggtattgattgatgcctccagcagatggtcacatgtatgtttattgtcaactcgaaatgttgcatttgcaagattacttgctcaaataataaaattgaggaatcaatttcccgattatacaatcaagaaaattagacttgataatgctggtgaatttacttcccagactttcaatgattattgtatgtctatgggaatcattgttgagcatcctgttgctcatgtacatactcaaaatggattggctgaatcattgattaaacgtctgcaaatgattgctagaccaatgattatgaaaacaaagctccctatttctatatggggacatgcaattttacatgctgcttcattaattcgcatcagaccaagtgcatatcataaatactccccattgcagcttgcatttggtaaagaaccagacatttctcatctgagaatttttggatgtatggtgtatgtgcctattgcaccacctcaacgaaagaaaatgggacctcaaagaaagattggaatttatattggttatgatagtccatcgatcattcgatatcttgaaccacagacaggcgacgtgttcacagcacgttttgctgattgtcattttaatgaggaaatcttcccaatgttagggggagaacagaaacataccgaaaaagaaattacatggtatgtatcatcattgttacatctggatccaagaacaaaacaatgtgaaaaagatgtacagcaaattgtgcacttgcaaagaatagcaaatcaaataccagatgcatttgcagacacaaaaggggtaactaaatcatatatacatgctgcaaatgcccctgctcgaattgaaattccgaagaaacaaattgaagatagtcatgatgtcattaaacgcctgaagcgtggaaggccagttggttccaaggataaaaatcctcgaaaaagaaaattcatagagaaacacaatgatcacaaaatagagaatgatgttcctgaagaaacacataatgatcacaaaatagagaatgatgttcctgaagaaacacatgatgatgaaaatgttttgtcagaaccacaaactgacgagaatcatgaaatctctatcaattatattaatactggaaaaatatggaaccgaaaagatatagaagaaattgatgatatattttcttataatgtggcaatcgacatcataaatgataatgaagatcatgaaccaaaatcttttggtgaatgtaaaaatcggcaggattggataaaatggaaagatgccatccaggttgaattggattcgctaaataaacgtaatgtttttggacctatagtccttacacctgaaggtgtaaaacctgttggatacaaatgggtttttattcgaaagcgaaatgagaaaaatgaaatagtaagatataaagctcgacttgttgcacaaggtttttctcaaaggcctggaattgattatgaagaaacgtattctcctgtgatggatgcaattacgtttcggtatttgattagcttggcagtatctgaaaatttagaaatgcgtcttatggatgttgttacagcctacttatatggatcacttgatagtaatatatatatgaaaatccctgaaggatttaagatgcctgaagcacaaagttcaaaacccagagaatgttattctgtgaaattactaagatcattatatgggttgaagcaatccggcagaatgtggtataataggctaagtgatcacttgatgaaaaagggatatgtaaataattcaatatgcccttgtgttttcattaagaaaacaacatccggatgcgtaattattgctgtatatgttgatgatttaaacatcattggaacaaataaggaaattcaagaagttgtgtcatacttgaaagaagaatttgaaatgaaggatcttggaaaaaccaagtattgtctgggtttacaaattgaacaaaaagaatgtggaatatttgttcaccagacaaattatacagaaaagatccttaaacgttttaatatggacaaatcaaatcctttaagtactccaatggttgttagatcattaaacatagaaaaggatccattccgtccatgtgaagatgatgaagatattcttggtccagaagtaccatatctaagtgctatcggtgcccttatgtatcttacaaattgtacaaggcctgatatatcttttgccgtaaatttattggcaagatttagcacatatccaacaaagagacattggaacggaattaaacatatattccgttatctacgaggaacgacagacttgggacttttgtattcaaaagatgctaatccaagtataattggttatgccgatgctggatacttatctgatccacacaaagcacgttctcaaactggatatgtatttactcgtggaggcactgcaatttcttggcgttcacagaaacaaacacttgtaacaacttcatcaaatcatgccgagattattgcactacatgaagcaagccgtgaatgtgtgtggttaaaatcaatgactcaacatatccaaatctcatgcggattatcattcgacgagaagcctgtgatactatatgaagataatgctgcatgtgttgctcaaatgaaagaaggatacataaaaagcgacagaactaaacatattcctcctaagttcttcgcattcaccaaggagcttgagaagaataaatgtattgatgttcgtcacattcaatcaagtgaaaactcatcagatctcttcacaaaggcacttcctacgacaatattcagaaagcacatatataatattgggatgcgcaatctacgaaatttgtgaagaattgttcgtgtcaacatgagggggagtttacgtgactgcactctttttcccttactatggtttttatcccaatgggtttttcctagtaaggtttttaacgaggcagtataaaaacacgtaatgtatacaatcattatgatcatcatcacaagggggagtgttgaaaaattatttaaaaatgtgttaaatatttgtgttgaaaatgtgaatgttgaatgttgaaaattaggtaaaattaggtgttgaatattgaaaattagtgtgtgatgatgtaggtaatgatgtattttattttggattatttgtaaaaattttctataaatagatctctcatttgtgaagaaaatcacaattgagttgagagaaaaatattataaagtgtgtagtgtgataattttgagagtttgagatttttacttttttaccgtaaatttttactttttcacaacacattTTACTGATAATTGGTTTTAAggaataatttttaccatttgcttaaaaaaacaataattagtAGTATTATCTCACATCTGTTTCTAGCTTTGAGCTTTTATAGTTACaaagttttcttgaatattcaTGCTATTGTGTCAATACACTTTTAAATTGGATTTAATTaggtaaaataattttccttttaaacctaatttttatttataaaataaaataaaaatattcaatatgaCGAAGTATAAAACGCACACGTATCCTGCGGAGTATAAAATAGTCATTAGGCCGTCACCGACTCCTCAATCTCGAGTGCTAGGGTTTCTCTCCCGTTTAACGTATACTCTAGCGACGAGGCATACTCAACAATTATACGAAGTATTAGTTTCTTATTGAGATTATTAATCGTATCTTCAATCGTTGGCGGCGATACTTTTCTATTGTTTTTACTATCTGTGTGATTTTGAACGGTGAATTTTGAGAAATATGCCACCTAGAAGGACCAAGAAGACTCCGCCTGGGCCAGGCAACAGGCGAGCTACGCGGGCCTCTTTAGCGACGTCGGTTAATGTACAGGCGCATCCAGAGGAATCCAACGTGAAAGCGGAGGAGGCTGAGGAAGAGTTGCCACCTACTGCGACCCAGGAGAAGGTGATGGAGCTTGGGGAAAATGTGAAGGCGGCGGAGAGTAGCTATATCTCTCCGAAGAGTAAGTAAAGATTCTTAATGATGAATTCAATATCACTTATCTTCTTTTGTTCCCGTATTTTGGTTGTAATATGTCTATTTATCTACAATTTCGGGACATTAGCTATTCTGATGCATAGTTTGCTTTCTTTCTGTGAGTGCGATAAGCAAGGTTGCACGTATTTCCCTGGGTATTTCGTTTTGCGTCTGTTGGCAGGTAGATTTTGGTGCGAGTTTCTTTATTTTTTGAGGATTGGAATATTGGAGTgctaatcattttttttaaccaCCCTaccattttatgattttttgatttttggtCATGTAATAATGCTGTGTCTTTTCTAAAGATTTTTCTATAAATGATACGAGATGGGGGTGAGAAATTTATCGAGTTTTGAATCCCAAATTAggttttttttgttgtataaGTTGCTAGTGTTTTGAAGAGTGTACTTGAAAGGTCCTTTTATGTTAAGCCGATGCCACGTGTCGAGCATGCATCTATTATTTCCCTTACGAAAGAAAAATCAGCTAGCAGTATGGTTAGAAGTTTAGAGGATAATGGAACTACCGGAGCCGTAATATAGTTTTCTTAACTTTTTCTGTGCCAGTAATAGTATTATCTAGGTCATTACTAATTTTCCTAAACAAAAATATCCTTTTTCATCTTTCTGATTCCTTGTACAGAGCATGCATCAATTCTTTTCCCTTACAACAAAAAATAGCTAGAAATGTAGTTGAAAAGGCGAGAGATTTACAGAATTACTGGTAGTCATAATATAATTTACCTAACTTTTCCACATCATACAATCGCATTATCTAGGTTGTGACTTATTTCCTAAAGAAATAGGTCCTTTTTGGTTGTGCTGATCCACATGTCAAGCATTCATCAATTCTTTCCCTTGCAACAAAAAATTAGCCAGTGATGTAGTTGAAAGGCAAGATGATAACGTAATTGCCTATTGTCATAATATAGTTTTCATAACTTTTTTCACGCCAGATGATCATATTGTCTGGGTTGTGACTTATTTTCGTAATGACAAGAACTTGTCGTGTCAGTGAAAAATTTCCTTTTATCCAATCTGAAATTCAGAGCCATTCATCTTCTAATTGTTGTTCTGTTATCTGGATATGATATTGGTAAGCTCCTGTCCAAAAGTGCTCACGattctttgttttttattttaaataaaatttggttTCTCATTTAAACTTTTTTGATATGTACATAGATTTGTTATATCGTGCTCAATGCGTTGAGATGCTAAGAAGATTTTTTCTTGGAAGTACATTTATGTTATAATTTCTTGTTACAATATGCAATTTTCTGTGTTAACCAAGGTTGTGATTTCTTATCTGAACGATGAGAATCCTTTAGCATATAGACGGAAGTCCAAAGGATATATACTTGGCTCTGATATCTCCTATTGTGTTTCTCACAATTATTGACTGAATTCTCACATGacttaaatacataatattccATATAAGGTTGCTAAACATTGAAAGAATCTAAATAATTGCAATTTAATGATCTACCCTTCCTTCGTGGAGTTAAAGATTGAATGGTGTTTTACATGTTCATTTGATTTTTCCAGCTGCTTTTTTCTTCTCATAAACCCCTCCTTCAGAAGGTAAGATGGGTTTAAAGTTTGAGGGTTTGTGGGCCTATCTTTTTCTGTAAGCAGAATAGCTAGAATGTGAAGATTTTAATTCTAAAGACGTGTACTTTGAGATTTGGagaaattttctttcttttctttcacACGTGTATCTCGATTATGTTTTAGAAGGATTTTAATGATTATGGCAAAGCAGAAGTGGATTCATTCTTCTGGGTGTCCTCTGGATGTCTGTATCTCATTGTTTTTAACATGGCAGAGGATGTTGATGCCAGAGAACTTGTTGGTGAGTATGAAAAAGATGAAAGGATAGATTTTGAGGATAATGACCCTGGATATGAAGCTGAAGAGTATGGCAGTGTGGATTATGATGAAAAGGAGATTGATCAAGACCATCCAGAAGGAGACAAAGTAGAGGAAGAACTAGTTGAGGCAAATATTggtgaagatgaagaagatgtCGAGGAGGAGGAATTGGAAGATGTGATCGAAGAACTTGAACATGAAGAAGATGATGAGCGTGTTGAGGAGGAGCATACTGAGATGATTAATGCTGCCGAGGAAGAAGAACACCACGAGCTTGTCAAAGAAAGACGCAAGAGGAAggagtttgaaatttttgttgGGGGATTGGACAAGGATGCTACAGAGAACGATCTAAGAAAAGTGTTCTGTGAAGTTGGTGAAGTCACCGAAGTTAGACTTCTGATGAATCCTCAGACTAAAAAGAACAAGGGTTTTGCATTCTTGCGTTTTGCAACTGTGGAACAAGCAAAACGAGCTTGTGCTAAGCTAAAAAACCCTGTGGTACTTTCTTGATAATGTAGTTGTCATGACTCATTATTTTACTATATATTGGGTCACTTCTTAACTACCCAAATCTCCAGGTTAATGGTAAGCAGTGTGGTGTTACCCCAAGTCAAGACAGTGACACTTTATTTTTAGGTAACGTGTGCAGGACATGGACAAAAGCAGCTGTAAGTAGAgtgtttttttgtttattgGCAATATGTTTCCGGCAAGGCTTTCAATTGCCGCTCACTGCTACCTGGTGTACTTCCAGTTGAAAGAGAAGTTGAAGCATTACGGCGTGGAGAATATTGAGGACTTAACGTTGGTCGAAGACAGTAACAATGTGGGGATGAATCGTGGTTTTTCCTTCTTGGAGTTCTCCTCACGGGTTGATGCCATGGATGCTTTTAAGCTTCTACAGAAAAGAGATGTGGTGTTTGGTGTTGATAGGCCTGCCAAAGTTTCCTTTGCGGATTCGTTTATTGACCCTGGTGATGAAATAATGGCTCAGGTACATAAGTGGATGAACTTTCTACTTGGCTAAAGGGGGTGGAGTTCCCTGCTTAGTTGAAGCTTTATTTCCATCCATATTACCATTTGTTGTTTGTCACAATTATTGATCCGAGAAACATCTCTGGTGGTGTCTTGACAAGTATCTTTCTGTTTAGAATTGTCCCTCGACCCTTTGAAACAATTACTTATTTTCCAATTGTTGTTACGAGTTGATCTACTTCTGACTTGACCATAGCTGACACGTTGAGACTTATCACCTgcttatgtatatattttgggCATCTAGTTTAACCaatatatgtatatacgtaATGACACTGGTActgcatttttttaaatagcATGCTCTCTCACCCACAGAAGAAAGGAAAAAACTGTTTGGGTAAATTTTATGCAATTAAAGTTCTGTATTTCTCTGTTTATTCTTTTCTTGGGATAATGAGATGTCTTATTAGGCATGTCGttttagatttttttgttgaatttggtGCACTCGTTGAATGCGTTACTGACATTGCACTTCAAATTCAGGTTAAGACTGTGTTTATTGATGGTCTTTCTACTACTTGGGATGAGGATCATGTTAAGGAACTTCTTAAAATATATGGAAAGATTGAAAAAGTAGAGCTTGCCCGCAATATGCCATCCGCAAGGAGAAAGGATTTTGGATTTGTAACTTTTGACACCCATGATGCAGCTGTAACTTGTGCTAAAAGCATCAATAATGAGGATTTGGGTGAAGGCAATAATAAGGTTGTGTCTCAAACTTTGCTGTGGGTTTTTTATAGGTACTCCTGTGGGTTTTTTTTATAGGTACTCCTGTGTTTGGGCTGTGTCAAATTTCTGCATTTTTCAGGCAAAAGTTAGAGCTAGATTGTCTAGGCCCCTTCAGAGGGGCAAAGGAAAACATGTTACTCGTGGAGATTCTCGACCTGTGCGCAGGTCAATTCGGGGTGTTAGGAGTTCATGGGGTCCTGTTCCTCGTGGCCTCCCTCTTCACAATTCTAGAGGAAGTGGACCTCGTTTGCCACCTGTGGTTCATCGTGGATTCGCAAGGCCGGCAAGCATCCGAGAAAGAAAACCTGTTATGGCTGTTCCTTCAAGGAGCAGACCCATGCCCCCCTTGCCCAGGTCTTATGATAGGAGACCACCTGGTATGCAATAACTTTCAAATATGTTAGAATCGATTTTTCATTTTATGCACTGTTTTCCAATATTTTCTCTATAGTTCCACCATATGCCAAAGGAGGTTTGAAGAGAGACT comes from Primulina huaijiensis isolate GDHJ02 chromosome 17, ASM1229523v2, whole genome shotgun sequence and encodes:
- the LOC140963607 gene encoding uncharacterized protein, with the translated sequence MPPRRTKKTPPGPGNRRATRASLATSVNVQAHPEESNVKAEEAEEELPPTATQEKVMELGENVKAAESSYISPKKDVDARELVGEYEKDERIDFEDNDPGYEAEEYGSVDYDEKEIDQDHPEGDKVEEELVEANIGEDEEDVEEEELEDVIEELEHEEDDERVEEEHTEMINAAEEEEHHELVKERRKRKEFEIFVGGLDKDATENDLRKVFCEVGEVTEVRLLMNPQTKKNKGFAFLRFATVEQAKRACAKLKNPVVNGKQCGVTPSQDSDTLFLGNVCRTWTKAALKEKLKHYGVENIEDLTLVEDSNNVGMNRGFSFLEFSSRVDAMDAFKLLQKRDVVFGVDRPAKVSFADSFIDPGDEIMAQVKTVFIDGLSTTWDEDHVKELLKIYGKIEKVELARNMPSARRKDFGFVTFDTHDAAVTCAKSINNEDLGEGNNKAKVRARLSRPLQRGKGKHVTRGDSRPVRRSIRGVRSSWGPVPRGLPLHNSRGSGPRLPPVVHRGFARPASIRERKPVMAVPSRSRPMPPLPRSYDRRPPVPPYAKGGLKRDYAHREEILPRSRAPVDYSSRVASDRRPLYKNDYSPHGSGYPDVPRGGTSHPVRKAYIDDGYSQRYERPPPVYREARGREYDSMSGSKRSYAAMDEVPSRYGEAGVRHSRPRLDYDTAGNVPHYGDAYSDRLGRSNLGYGGSRSTLSGHDSHGLSDRQSSYGGREVSGMYSSNFGGGYMSRGNDVGGSSYSSLYSGRSLGGNSYTGSGGSGSYY